The Vicinamibacteria bacterium region GACGAGGCGAATACCCTGCACCATCACGTGCCGGACGATGTCCGGGGCACGGGCACCGACGGCGATGCGAATTCCGATCTCGAAGGCCCGGGCAGCCACCAGCTGGGCCAGAAGCCCGTACACTCCGAGAGCGGCCAGAGCGATGGCCACGGCACCGAATGCGGATAATAGTGTCGCTCCGAGCTTCGAGAGAGCGAGCTCGTTCGAGACCACGTCGGACATGGACAGGATTCCGTGACCCGGCACGCCGGGATCGAGCGCCCGCAACTCGCGCCGCACCGCCGCGAGGGCGGTGTCGAAGGACGGCTCGTTGAGGGCCAGCACCACTCCGAGCTCGCGCCGAGGCATCTGGGCGAGGGGAAAGAACACGTCGGGGTCGTCGGGGTTAGCGACCGGATCCAGTACGAGGTTGCGATATCGGATGTCACCCACGACACCGACGACGGTGCGCCAAGGGTTTTCACTCCCCCCGGTGCCCACACGCTTTCCGATCGGATTCTCGCGGGGCCAGGTTTTGTCTGCCATGCGCTGAGTCACGATTGCGACCGGTGGAGTCCCCTCGCGGTCTTGCCACGAGAAGTCTCTTCCGAGCAGCAAGGGGATGCCCAACGTGGAGAAGAACTGTGGGCTCACCTCGTGGTGGTACACGCGAAGCCTCTCGTCAGGATCGGAAGCGACCCGTTCCTCGATCCTGAGGCCGAGCGCGCTATACCCGTCCACAAGGGGCACGTCGGTCGAAAGAGCCACCGAGCGCACGCCGGCGATGGAGCCGATTCGCGAATGAAGCCCCCGCGCGAAAACGGCGGCGCGCTCGCCGTCGTAGCGAGTCGCGGGAAGATCGACCCGGAACGCGAGAACATCTTTCGCAGAAAAGCCGGGATCGATGTGGAGCGCTTTCTCGAGGTTTCTCAACACAAGCGCCGAAGCGATGCTCAGCGACAAGGCCACGCCTATCTGAGTCGCGACGAGAAGGCGGTGCCCACGACCCCAGCGCGCGGTCGCTCGTGCGTGTAAAGTGTTTGCCCGCGTGGCTCTCGCCGTCGCTGCCGCCAAAGCACCGCCGAAAACCAATGCGGTGAGCAGGGTCATCGCCGCGGTGAATCCTATCGTCTTCGCGCCCAGGCGGAGTGTGATGTAGCTGGGTAGCTCCTCGAACAGTGAAACGCCTGACAGAACGTCCTCGGCCCACAGAGCGAACAGCAGCCCCGCGGCTCCCCCTAGGGCCGCGAGAACGAGACTCTCGGTGAGGAGCTGACGGGTGATCTGGCCACGAGACGCCCCGACCGCTAGCCTCAACTCCATCTCGCGGCGGCGGTCGGCGGCGCGGGCGATTAGGAGGCTTGCGAGGTTCGCGCAGGCAACGAGTAGGACGAGCACCACGGCGAGCATCAGCGCCGAGGCGGTGTTCTGGACGTCGCCCAGGAGCTGCTTTTCGACAGGGAGGGCGAGAACGCCGCGGCGGTTCATCACATCGGGAAACTCGTCGCGTAATCGCGAAGTCTCCTGCCGCATGAACTGGTCGAGCTTCGCGGGCGAAGTGTCCACCCGGAGTCGGCCGATCACGTTGAGCCAACGGACGCCGCGGTTTTCGAACCAGGCGGCCCCCAGGCCCGGATCAAACAGCGCGGCCGATTCGAGGGGCACCCACAGGGCCACACCCCCGCCGATACCCTCCCCGGCGACGATTCCGATGATGGTAGAGGAGACCTCATTGATGGCGATCTCGCTTCCTACGATCTCGGGGTCGGCTCCGAACCGCCGCCGCCACAACGCCTCGCTCACGACCGCCGTGCCGTGTCGAACGTCCAGGCGATCTTCCTCTTCCGTAAAGAGCCGGCCTCGGCTCGGCGACAGCCCCAGTAACCGAAAGTAGCTGGGGGACACCATCTCCGCGACGATGCGCTCCGGCTCGTCCTCGCCCGTCAGGTTTACCGAGACTCGGTAAACTCCGGCGACATCCTCCAGCACCGTGCCTTCCCGTCTCAGATCCTCCAGCACGGGGAAGGAGAG contains the following coding sequences:
- a CDS encoding ABC transporter permease translates to SSDLMDVRLTLRGLGKHPGFALVAALTLGIGIGANAAMFSFVDAVALRPLPFPDPDRLVQIWETAERDLLELRSLSFPVLEDLRREGTVLEDVAGVYRVSVNLTGEDEPERIVAEMVSPSYFRLLGLSPSRGRLFTEEEDRLDVRHGTAVVSEALWRRRFGADPEIVGSEIAINEVSSTIIGIVAGEGIGGGVALWVPLESAALFDPGLGAAWFENRGVRWLNVIGRLRVDTSPAKLDQFMRQETSRLRDEFPDVMNRRGVLALPVEKQLLGDVQNTASALMLAVVLVLLVACANLASLLIARAADRRREMELRLAVGASRGQITRQLLTESLVLAALGGAAGLLFALWAEDVLSGVSLFEELPSYITLRLGAKTIGFTAAMTLLTALVFGGALAAATARATRANTLHARATARWGRGHRLLVATQIGVALSLSIASALVLRNLEKALHIDPGFSAKDVLAFRVDLPATRYDGERAAVFARGLHSRIGSIAGVRSVALSTDVPLVDGYSALGLRIEERVASDPDERLRVYHHEVSPQFFSTLGIPLLLGRDFSWQDREGTPPVAIVTQRMADKTWPRENPIGKRVGTGGSENPWRTVVGVVGDIRYRNLVLDPVANPDDPDVFFPLAQMPRRELGVVLALNEPSFDTALAAVRRELRALDPGVPGHGILSMSDVVSNELALSKLGATLLSAFGAVAIALAALGVYGLLAQLVAARAFEIGIRIAVGARAPDIVRHVMVQGIRLVGWGALMGVFTSFALSRYVESLLVEISVTDPVAYAVGVGVLLALAGVACYLPARKAARVDPVVLFASRV